A genome region from Baekduia alba includes the following:
- a CDS encoding exonuclease domain-containing protein — MAVDVDVPSTILDHPLATAEFLVVDTETNGLGGEQCELTEIGAVLVGGGELHERWETLVQVRAPLSRGIQRFTGISQTMVDEAPPAEVSLPELADQLDGRVLVAHNAAFDRRVLAQAFARAGVAWPDPPVLCTVALARQLHPLARQRKLKLLAESLGIDVEVSHRALADAETCARVFCALFPRLCANAGSVGQALALLKSRRRRAARGGRTDGGGSGAMLGVRRRKVDCSALPAEPGVYIFRNPEGQPLYVGKSVDIRARAKAHFRPSSPDGAWVAQAEIVDHVETHSEVGALLTEHRLIKALRPPGNERMKHDDRWVYLRCRLDIAYPVLEIGVEPAPGLAVNVGPLQGRFAAAELVEQLTSLFALRHCGRGMKRREFPSAYGQMGRCLSPCLGDLDPNAYRRRLDEALALFSGEGDGGKALLRHLDDEMRRAAAEERFERAGWLQRRRARLAVLLERLGGTPSATHTRPRLVLASHPEAARFDALWLVGGRIAHWAPLTDDLPAWTVTEPLLPATRPSAAPPTATPDESAQMRIATTWLASHPSLELRLTPETTRARVERFVGRALTAAA; from the coding sequence ATGGCAGTTGACGTCGACGTTCCCTCCACGATCCTGGACCACCCGCTCGCCACCGCCGAGTTCCTGGTGGTGGACACCGAGACCAACGGGCTCGGCGGCGAGCAGTGCGAGCTGACCGAGATCGGCGCGGTGCTCGTCGGCGGCGGCGAGCTGCACGAGCGGTGGGAGACGCTGGTCCAGGTCCGCGCGCCGCTCTCGCGCGGGATCCAGCGGTTCACCGGGATCTCGCAGACGATGGTCGACGAGGCACCGCCGGCCGAGGTCTCGCTGCCCGAGCTCGCCGACCAGCTCGACGGGCGGGTGCTCGTCGCCCACAACGCCGCGTTCGACCGGCGCGTGCTGGCGCAGGCGTTCGCGCGCGCGGGCGTCGCGTGGCCGGACCCGCCGGTGCTGTGCACGGTCGCGCTCGCGCGCCAGCTGCATCCGCTGGCGCGCCAGCGCAAGCTCAAGCTGCTGGCCGAGTCGCTGGGGATCGACGTCGAGGTGTCGCACCGCGCGCTGGCCGACGCGGAGACGTGCGCGCGCGTGTTCTGCGCGCTGTTCCCGCGGCTGTGCGCCAACGCCGGGAGCGTGGGGCAGGCGCTGGCGCTGCTGAAGTCGCGCCGGCGGCGAGCCGCGCGCGGCGGCCGGACCGACGGCGGCGGCAGCGGGGCGATGCTCGGCGTCCGCCGCCGCAAGGTCGACTGCTCGGCGCTGCCGGCCGAGCCCGGCGTCTACATCTTCCGCAACCCCGAGGGCCAGCCGCTGTACGTGGGCAAGTCGGTGGACATCCGCGCGCGCGCCAAGGCGCACTTCCGGCCCTCGTCGCCGGACGGCGCGTGGGTCGCCCAGGCGGAGATCGTCGACCACGTCGAGACGCACTCCGAGGTCGGCGCGCTGCTGACCGAGCACCGGCTGATCAAGGCGCTGCGCCCGCCGGGCAACGAGCGGATGAAGCACGACGACCGTTGGGTCTACCTGCGCTGCCGGCTGGACATCGCCTATCCGGTGCTGGAGATCGGCGTGGAGCCGGCGCCGGGGCTGGCGGTCAACGTCGGGCCGCTGCAGGGGCGCTTCGCGGCGGCCGAGCTGGTCGAGCAGCTCACCTCGCTGTTCGCCCTGCGCCACTGCGGCCGGGGGATGAAGCGCCGCGAGTTCCCGTCCGCCTACGGCCAGATGGGGCGCTGCCTGTCGCCGTGCCTGGGCGACCTGGACCCGAACGCGTACCGCCGCCGCCTCGACGAGGCGCTGGCGTTGTTCAGCGGCGAGGGCGACGGCGGCAAGGCGCTGCTGCGCCATCTCGACGACGAGATGCGCCGCGCGGCGGCCGAGGAGCGCTTCGAGCGCGCCGGCTGGCTCCAGCGCCGCCGGGCGCGGCTCGCCGTGCTGCTGGAGCGGCTGGGCGGGACGCCGTCGGCGACCCACACGCGCCCGCGGCTGGTGCTCGCCTCGCATCCGGAGGCCGCGCGCTTCGACGCGCTGTGGCTGGTCGGCGGGCGCATCGCGCACTGGGCGCCGCTGACCGACGACCTGCCCGCGTGGACGGTCACCGAGCCGCTGCTCCCCGCGACCAGGCCGTCGGCCGCGCCGCCGACCGCGACGCCCGACGAGAGCGCGCAGATGCGCATCGCGACGACGTGGCTGGCGTCGCATCCGTCGCTGGAGCTGCGGCTGACGCCGGAGACGACCCGCGCCCGCGTCGAGCGGTTCGTCGGGCGCGCGCTGACCGCCGCGGCCTGA
- a CDS encoding MarR family winged helix-turn-helix transcriptional regulator produces MKGSTQELYRLLAELDLSMTQLKLLHVLVESQTEISVKELAEALSMSLPNASRTVDALLQRGLVERREDEHDRRMKRVGANDKARDVIDRVDTARLQGLEAWAADLTPVQRKALLDALSLLPKEPSTP; encoded by the coding sequence ATGAAGGGATCGACGCAGGAGCTGTACCGCCTGCTTGCCGAGCTGGATCTGTCGATGACCCAGCTCAAGCTGCTGCACGTCCTCGTCGAGAGCCAGACCGAGATCTCGGTCAAGGAGCTCGCCGAGGCGCTCTCGATGTCCCTCCCCAACGCCTCCCGGACCGTCGACGCCCTGCTTCAGCGCGGCCTCGTCGAGCGCCGGGAGGACGAGCACGACCGGCGCATGAAGCGCGTGGGCGCCAACGACAAGGCCCGCGACGTGATCGACCGCGTCGACACGGCGCGCCTGCAAGGCCTCGAGGCCTGGGCCGCCGACCTCACCCCCGTCCAGCGCAAAGCGCTCCTGGACGCCCTCTCCCTCCTCCCCAAGGAGCCCTCCACTCCATGA
- a CDS encoding MFS transporter — translation MTSPTHAQLRTRFVNEENRRWWTLAAMCFALFMIMLDNTVVNVALPSIQKDLDASISGLEWTVNAYTLSFAVLLVTGGRLGDIFGRRRMFLFGVVTFGLSSGFIGLSQSDAWLVTGRAIQGIGAAFMMPATLSIITNAFPPEERGKAIGTWAGVSAMALAIGPVVGGFLVENVSWQSIFFLNLPVAVAAVAVTLFATHESRDETAPPSIDYAGVGTLTIGLGALVLALVEGNAWGWGSGRIIGLLAAAVVGLVAFVVIEARIANPMVDFKFFRSRSFAGANVVAFVVSFAMLATFFFFALYLQNIHHYSPLQTGVRFLPTTGVIIVVGPIAGRLSDRIGPRPLMTLGLVLTAISLFWQGHVAADTSYGFLVGAFVLMGLGMGLIMSPMSTAAMNAVDPTKAGVASGVLSMSRMVGGTFGVAAMGALITTLGRHKIDELLPQVPDATRHDLAANLGAGGATSGGPAAVHSAVEQAFLYALNDGLRIAAVVCAIGAVAAWLLVAPGVPHRQPVHDAASSEAGTGDAGAELGAAAETVLA, via the coding sequence ATGACCTCCCCCACCCACGCCCAGCTCCGGACCCGGTTCGTCAACGAGGAGAACCGCCGCTGGTGGACCCTCGCGGCGATGTGCTTCGCGCTGTTCATGATCATGTTGGACAACACGGTCGTGAACGTCGCGCTGCCGTCGATCCAGAAGGACCTCGACGCCTCGATCAGCGGCCTCGAGTGGACCGTCAACGCCTACACCTTGAGCTTCGCGGTCCTGCTCGTCACCGGCGGTCGCCTCGGCGACATCTTCGGCCGCCGCCGGATGTTCCTGTTCGGCGTCGTCACGTTCGGCCTGTCCTCCGGCTTCATCGGCCTCAGCCAGTCCGACGCGTGGCTCGTCACCGGCCGCGCGATCCAGGGCATCGGCGCCGCGTTCATGATGCCGGCCACGCTGTCGATCATCACCAACGCGTTCCCGCCCGAGGAGCGCGGCAAGGCGATCGGGACCTGGGCCGGCGTGTCGGCGATGGCGCTGGCGATCGGCCCCGTCGTCGGCGGCTTCCTGGTCGAGAACGTCTCCTGGCAGTCGATCTTCTTCCTCAACCTGCCGGTCGCCGTCGCCGCCGTCGCGGTGACCCTCTTCGCGACGCACGAGTCGCGCGACGAGACCGCGCCGCCCTCGATCGACTACGCCGGCGTCGGCACGCTCACGATCGGCCTCGGCGCGCTGGTCCTCGCGCTCGTCGAGGGCAACGCGTGGGGCTGGGGCTCGGGCCGGATCATCGGCCTGCTCGCCGCCGCGGTCGTCGGGCTCGTCGCGTTCGTCGTCATCGAGGCCCGCATCGCCAACCCGATGGTGGACTTCAAGTTCTTCCGCTCGCGCTCCTTCGCGGGCGCGAACGTCGTCGCGTTCGTCGTCAGCTTCGCGATGCTCGCGACGTTCTTCTTCTTCGCCCTCTACCTCCAGAACATCCATCACTACTCGCCGCTGCAGACCGGCGTGCGCTTCCTCCCCACGACCGGCGTGATCATCGTCGTCGGACCGATCGCCGGCCGCCTCAGCGACCGCATCGGGCCGCGCCCGCTGATGACGCTCGGCCTCGTCCTGACCGCGATCTCCCTGTTCTGGCAGGGCCACGTCGCGGCCGACACGTCCTACGGCTTCCTCGTCGGCGCCTTCGTGCTGATGGGCCTTGGGATGGGCCTGATCATGTCCCCCATGTCGACCGCCGCGATGAACGCGGTGGACCCGACCAAGGCCGGCGTCGCCTCCGGCGTGCTGTCGATGAGCCGGATGGTCGGCGGCACGTTCGGCGTCGCCGCGATGGGCGCGCTCATCACCACGCTGGGCCGCCACAAGATCGACGAGCTGCTGCCGCAGGTGCCGGACGCGACCCGCCACGACCTCGCCGCGAACCTCGGGGCGGGCGGCGCCACGAGCGGCGGCCCGGCCGCCGTCCACAGCGCGGTCGAGCAGGCGTTCCTGTACGCCTTGAACGACGGCCTGCGGATCGCGGCGGTGGTGTGCGCGATCGGCGCGGTCGCCGCCTGGCTGCTGGTCGCGCCCGGCGTCCCCCACCGCCAGCCGGTCCACGACGCCGCCAGCTCCGAGGCCGGGACCGGCGACGCCGGCGCCGAGCTCGGCGCCGCGGCGGAGACCGTGCTGGCTTAG
- a CDS encoding metal-dependent transcriptional regulator, giving the protein MTLQVSSAVQDYAKAIYSLERRCDGAVSTNALAERMGVSAASASSMVKKLDGLGLVEHVPYRGVALTERGLKVALEVLRHHRLLERFLAEELGVPWDRVHDEAEVLEHVLSEELEELIAAKLGHPTIDPHGDPIPTKDLKIVEARTVGMDELQTGDTGRLLRVSDSDPEMLRYLGARGIAPGDTFTVVDQQPFGGPIFARFGACPDVHPLGGRLAAAMRVEVTSA; this is encoded by the coding sequence GTGACGCTCCAAGTCTCTTCCGCGGTCCAGGACTACGCCAAGGCCATCTACTCGTTGGAGCGCCGCTGCGACGGCGCGGTCTCCACCAACGCGCTCGCCGAGCGCATGGGCGTGTCGGCCGCGTCGGCCTCGTCGATGGTCAAGAAGCTCGACGGCCTCGGCCTGGTCGAGCACGTGCCCTACCGCGGGGTCGCCCTGACCGAACGCGGGCTGAAGGTCGCGCTCGAGGTCCTGCGCCACCACCGCCTGCTCGAGCGCTTCCTCGCCGAGGAGCTCGGCGTGCCCTGGGATCGCGTGCACGACGAGGCCGAGGTGCTCGAGCACGTGCTCTCCGAGGAGCTCGAGGAGCTCATCGCGGCCAAGCTCGGCCACCCGACGATCGACCCGCACGGGGATCCCATCCCGACCAAGGACCTGAAGATCGTCGAGGCGCGGACCGTGGGCATGGATGAGCTGCAGACCGGAGACACCGGACGGCTGCTCCGCGTCTCCGACTCCGACCCGGAGATGCTGCGCTACCTCGGCGCGCGCGGGATCGCGCCCGGCGACACGTTCACGGTCGTCGACCAGCAGCCCTTCGGCGGCCCGATCTTCGCGCGCTTCGGCGCCTGCCCCGACGTCCATCCGCTCGGCGGCCGGCTGGCCGCGGCGATGCGCGTCGAGGTGACCTCCGCGTGA
- a CDS encoding YgfZ/GcvT domain-containing protein, producing the protein MATVDAVATGYEACRDGAGLVDRSEAGKLLLTGEQAREFLDGQVSNAVVALAPGTGVYATLLTNKGRMLGDLRALAVDDDGSLLLVTERVALQALFDQVRRGLIGWKAALHKRTLELGLLSLVGPRAEETARAAGLPVPGPDEHDVVALPATGAVATTAPLAPLGATDPAPIAGVVVRTDAGLDVLAPAGDVAAVRAALLAAGAVEASEAAAEIVRVESGRPRYGVDLDETVMPEEAGIVDRAVSFKKGCYVGQETVARLHWKGKPNRHLRGLRLSAPVAPGTPILAGDREVGRVTSAVASPRVGPIALAILRREIAPGDHVAIGAVDAEVVSPPFT; encoded by the coding sequence ATGGCCACGGTCGATGCTGTCGCAACGGGGTACGAGGCCTGCCGGGACGGCGCCGGGTTGGTCGACCGCTCCGAGGCGGGCAAGCTCCTGCTCACGGGCGAGCAGGCGCGCGAGTTCCTGGACGGCCAGGTGAGCAACGCGGTCGTCGCGCTGGCGCCCGGGACCGGCGTCTACGCGACGCTGCTGACCAACAAGGGCCGGATGCTCGGCGACCTGCGCGCGCTGGCCGTCGACGACGACGGCTCACTGCTGCTGGTGACCGAGCGCGTGGCGCTGCAGGCGCTGTTCGACCAGGTCCGTCGCGGCCTGATCGGCTGGAAGGCCGCGCTGCACAAGCGCACGCTCGAGCTGGGGCTGCTGTCGCTCGTGGGCCCGCGCGCGGAGGAGACCGCCCGCGCCGCCGGGCTGCCGGTGCCGGGCCCCGACGAGCACGACGTCGTGGCGCTGCCCGCGACCGGCGCGGTCGCGACGACCGCCCCGCTGGCGCCGCTGGGCGCGACCGACCCGGCGCCGATCGCCGGCGTCGTGGTGCGGACCGACGCCGGGCTCGACGTGCTGGCGCCCGCCGGCGACGTCGCGGCGGTGCGCGCGGCGCTGCTCGCCGCGGGCGCGGTCGAGGCCTCGGAGGCGGCGGCCGAGATCGTCCGGGTCGAGTCCGGCCGCCCGCGCTACGGCGTCGACCTCGACGAGACCGTCATGCCCGAGGAGGCGGGGATCGTCGACCGGGCCGTGAGCTTCAAGAAGGGCTGCTACGTCGGCCAGGAGACCGTCGCGCGCCTGCACTGGAAGGGCAAGCCGAACCGCCACCTGCGTGGCCTGCGCCTGTCCGCGCCGGTCGCGCCGGGCACCCCGATCCTCGCCGGCGACCGCGAGGTCGGCCGCGTGACCTCCGCGGTCGCCTCGCCCCGCGTCGGCCCGATCGCGCTCGCGATCCTGCGCCGCGAGATCGCCCCGGGCGACCACGTGGCGATCGGCGCGGTCGACGCCGAAGTGGTCTCGCCGCCGTTCACCTGA
- a CDS encoding magnesium transporter CorA family protein → MQVLHSVDDPAIPELLDRGEFFWLKLHGCSNEQIADVGQRFGLHPLAIEDSQEFGQRPKLDDYGTTALLVFYGIEPDGRPVEVHFHVSGQWMITLHHGLHELLHAAQERIVRETPKTEEEAIYRVLDALTDSFFPVLDGVDDRIDELMDAMLEKPSQDQREDLFHLRRKLIELRRIATPQRDILARGGDILGRLPGLEADDARDWFRDVYDHLVRISELIDSYRDLLSGALDLYLSTVSNRLNAISKQLTVVATIFLPLTFVTGFFGQNFGTLVRHINTPAAFWGYGVGSMVLSALALLWFFRRQGILSDE, encoded by the coding sequence GTGCAGGTCCTCCACTCCGTCGACGACCCGGCGATCCCCGAGCTCCTCGACCGCGGCGAGTTCTTCTGGCTCAAGCTCCACGGCTGCTCCAACGAGCAGATCGCCGACGTCGGCCAGCGCTTCGGCCTCCATCCGCTCGCGATCGAGGACTCCCAGGAGTTCGGGCAGCGCCCCAAGCTCGACGACTACGGCACGACCGCGCTGCTGGTCTTCTACGGCATCGAGCCCGACGGCCGCCCGGTCGAGGTCCACTTCCACGTCTCCGGCCAGTGGATGATCACGCTCCACCACGGCCTCCACGAGCTCCTGCACGCCGCGCAGGAGCGGATCGTGCGCGAGACGCCCAAGACCGAGGAGGAGGCGATCTACCGCGTCCTCGACGCGCTGACCGACTCGTTCTTCCCGGTCCTCGACGGCGTCGACGACCGCATCGACGAGCTCATGGACGCGATGCTCGAGAAGCCGAGCCAGGACCAGCGCGAGGACCTGTTCCACCTCCGCCGCAAGCTCATCGAGCTGCGCCGGATCGCGACGCCCCAGCGCGACATCCTCGCCCGCGGCGGCGACATCCTCGGCCGGCTGCCGGGCCTGGAGGCCGACGACGCACGCGACTGGTTCCGCGACGTCTACGACCACCTCGTCCGGATCTCCGAGCTGATCGACTCCTACCGCGACCTGCTCTCCGGCGCGCTCGACCTGTATTTGAGCACGGTCTCCAACCGCCTCAACGCGATCTCCAAGCAGCTCACGGTCGTCGCGACGATCTTCCTGCCCCTGACGTTCGTCACCGGGTTCTTCGGCCAGAACTTCGGGACGCTCGTCCGCCACATCAACACCCCGGCCGCGTTCTGGGGCTACGGCGTCGGCAGCATGGTGCTCTCGGCACTGGCGCTGCTGTGGTTCTTCCGGCGCCAGGGCATCCTGTCCGACGAATGA